TGCCGCCGGCCTGAACGGTCGACTGCACGAAGTCGAGGGCGCGCGCGAACAGCGGCACGGTCTGCGACAGGTCGATGATGTGGATGCCGTTGCGCGCGCCGAAGATGTACGGCTTCATGCGCGGGTTCCAGCGGTGGGTCTGGTGACCGAAGTGCGCGCCAGCTTCGATGAGCTGCGACATGGTAACGACGGGAGCCGCCATAAGATATTCCTTTTCCGGTTGAACCTCTGGAAGACTGGAACCGTGCGGAAATCCGCTGCGGCACCGGTATGAACGCCTTCCATGTGGATTGCCTGTGCGAGTCGGACCGGATGATCCGGCAAGAATCCCACAAGCGGGGCCGCCCTTACCCCCACTCCTCGCCTAAATCCACCCCCAATTCACCGCAAAGCATTGTCGTCCTGCCGTCAAAAAGGGTGATTCTCGCGCAAATCAAGGGCTTGGCGAGGAACCAACCGCTTTCAAGTGTTTTTCCAAGGCATTCTTGGTGATAAGTTGGTTAACATATCTAAACATCGGGGCAGACGAATTTTCGCTGCAAAATCAAATGTCCAGTCAGGGGTGACGACTAAAGCAAGAAGGTAGCCCGCTATGAGTATCGCTACACCCGCCCTGTTCACGATCGCGACCATCGCGGCGTTCCTTACGATCTGGAAAAGCGTTGCCGCCGCGCTTCCCGCGATCCGAGCGTTGCGCGCTCAGCTTGCCGAAGCCTCGCAAGTGCCGCTCGTTCAAGTCGCGACGCTGAATACCCGCAGCTCGATCATCGAGGAAACCGCAGTGCGTAGCGCGCGCCTGCGCCGTCACCTGCACCCGAAACCGGTCACGCACCGTCTCCACCAGTTCCCGCACCGCGCTCACGCGGCTTGAACCGTACCTGTTGCCATTCCGCCATTGTCCGGGACGGCATGGATGACGAAGACATTTATCCCGCTCGCTTCGCGCGCTCTGCGGGAAATGCCCGTCCCCGCATTTCATGCGAAACCGCTTTGTACGATTTTGGCTTGACAGGAACGGAACAAAAAGGGAACTAACTGCCCACAGAACATTGATAGAACAGATTCGCGTTTTCCACAAGCTGTCCACAGCCCTGATCGGGCGCCGGGCGACGGTTCTAAAGGAATGGCCATGACTGCATTTGCCACCTGCCTCTTTGCCCTCGCCGCGCTTGCATCGTTATATGCGCTGCTGGCGACCCTGCATCGCTTCGTACCGGCCGCCATGGCGCTGCGGGCGGAACTGGAAGCATGCCGCGGTACAATGACGATCGAATGGAAGATGGTCGAGCGGGTGACAGTGCCCGCGCTCGCTTCGCTCAGGAAGCGTCCGTCGCGCCGTACGGAAGATCGTCCTGGACTGGACTGGCCGACACTGGAGATTGCCGCCTGACCTTGGCGTATGTCACCAGGCCGACCGGGATCAGCAGCAGATATACGATAGTGATCGCCGCAAGCGTAAACCAAGTCTCCGTCAGCAGCGAAGCGACGGTGAGCCCGACCAGTGCAAGAACGCCAAGCCGTAGCGATCCCGGCGGACGCATGCGCGACCAGCCCAAGGTCGGTATGCTTGAGATCATCAGGAACGCGTTAAGCACCATCCACAGGCTTACTGCCACGGGATTGGCAAATTCGGCATGGCCGCTGGCGATCCACAGATACATCGGCAGGAAAGCCAAGCCGGCACCCACTGGTGCGGGAACGCCGGTCAGGAAGCCGACAGCCTTATGCGGCTGCTCAAGCATGTCGAGCCGGGAATTGAACCGGGCCAAACGCAGCACGCAGCAAATCGCAAAGGCGAGCGCAGCGATCCAGCCCAGGCTGGGCATCGCCTTCAGCGTCCACAGATAGACGATCAGAGCCGGCGCAACGCCGAAGGAGATCGAATCGGCAAGGCTGTCGAGTTCGGCGCCAAAACGCGTCTGCGCCTTGAGCAACCGCGCCGCGCGCCCGTCGATACCGTCGAGTACACCGGCGAGGATAATCGCCAGGATCGACTTCTCGAAATTTCCGTCGATGGCAAAACGAATGCCGGTAAGACCCGAGCACAAAGCAGCAACGGTGATCGCATTGGGCACGATCGCCCGCACCGAAAGTCCTGGCGCAAGCCGGCGGCGCGGGCCGCGACCTGCGACGGAACCTTCTTCCTCCACGCTCGGATCCGGGATCACTGGGCGATGCCCTCGATCACTGAAGCACTGGCGAGCTGCGCAAGCACAGTTTCACCGGCAATGATTTTCTGGCCCATCAGCACCTTCGGCTCGGTGCCGGCGGGGAGGTAAACGTCGACGCGGCTGCCGAAGCGGATCAGGCCAATGCGCTGGCCGCAGGCGATGATATCGCCGGGCTTGACGAAAGGCACGATGCGGCGGGCGACAAGGCCGGCGATCTGCGTGAAGCAGATGCGCAGGCCGTCGCTACGCTCGACCAGAATGTGCTGGCGCTCGTTCTCTTCGCTCGCCTTGTCGAGATCCGCATTCACGAACTTGCCGGGGATATAAATCACCCGCTTCACCGTCCCGGCGATCGGGGTGCGATTGATATGGACGTCGAACACCGACATGAAAATTGAGATGCGGGTCACAGGCTCGGACGCCATCGGCGCGGAACCGGTGCCATCGTCGACGGTAAGCTCACGGGGGGGCGCAACCTTGCCGATCAGCGTAACGAGGCCGTCTGCCGGCGCGATAATCGCACGCTCGTCCTGCGGGGTGACGCGCACGGGGTCGCGGAAAAAGGCGAGCACGCACAACGTGAGTACGGCCAGCGGCCAGCCAACCCAAGGGCCGAGCAGTATCCAGCCGATCAGCGCAATGACGCCGGCTATCGCGCCGAATTTGCGGCCTTCGGGGTGAATGGAGGGCCACTGCCACGACGCTTCGCCGCGGCCCTGATTATCTAGAATATCTCCGGGCATCGCTCTCACCTAGACAGTGCGCACAAGTACCGCAATGCCGCAGGCCTCGCGCCGTTCCCAGTCGGGAACCGCGCCTGCGGATAAATGCGGGTATCGTGCTGCTTTTCGGGGGGTGCCCCTCGAGCGGGGCGACTGCCGGCCCGACCCTGAACGGTCGGGCGGAAAATGGTGGTGGACAGGGCTGGATTCGAACCAGCGTACGCTTGCACGGGCAGATTTACAGTCTGCTGCCTTTAACCACTCGGCCACCTGTCCACACCAGTTGCTGGCTGCTGGAAATCCCCGCAAAAGCGGGAAAATCCGGCGTTGGTCGAGGCTCCGAAAGGGGCCTCGTTGCCGAGAGGCCGGCCCTATGTAGAACCGAGCCTTGCCTGTCAATGCCCTCCCTGTCAGAGGGGGCAAGAAATTTGCAATATTTGGTTTTTCGAAAGGACTATGAATGAACAAGCGTGGCAGCGGACGGGGTGAACCCGAAGGCGACGCCCGCCCGGCAAAGGCCCTGCGGGGCCGGGCCGGCCGGATGAAGAACGGGCGCGGCAGCGGCAAGGCCAGTTCCGGGGCCGTGCGCCTGTGGGGCCGCCATGCCGTCGAGGCGGCGCTCAAAAACCCCGATCGGAACCATCGCAAGCTATGGGCAACGCGCGAGGGTGTCGAATCGCTCGATGGCGAGCTTCCCGCCGATTTCGCGGTCGAATGGGCTCAGGCCGCCGATCTCGCCCGCCTTGTGGCGCGTGATGCGCCGCATCAGGGCCTGGTGCTCGAATGCGATCCGCTGGACGACATCTTCCTCGGCGACGTTCTGGAAGGCGACCCTACCCGCCCGGTGATCGTGCTCGACCAGGTGACCGACCCGCACAACGTGGGCGCGATCATGCGCTCGGCGGCAGCATTCAATGCCTGCGCCATCGTCACACAGGATCGTCACGCTCCGGTCGAATCGGGCACGCTGGCGAAATCCGCCTCGGGCGCGCTGGAAGTGCTGCCCTGGGTCCGCGTGGTAAACCTTGCCCGCGCGCTGGAGGAGATCGCCGAGGCCGGTTACTGGCGAATCGGTCTCGACGGTACAGCGGAAACGACTTTGGGCGAGGCCCTGCCTACCGGCCCCGTAGCGCTGGTGCTCGGCGCCGAAGGCGACGGCATGCGCCACAATATCACCCAGCACTGCGACGCGATCGCTAAGTTGCCGATCAGCGAGGCTATGGAAAGCCTCAACGTCAGCAACGCTGCCGCCATCGCACTCTATGCAGCGGCGACTCGCGTCACCGAATGAGCTGCGAAGCGTCCGTCCCGATGCGAAGGGGCGGACGCCAAAGGGGCAATCGAGGGGAAACACATGACCGAAACTTCACATCGGCTACCGTTCCGCCGGGCGCTGGCTGTTGCCGCGCTGGCGCTGCTGGCCGCCGCCTGCATCTTCGCGCCGGGCAAGTTCACCTCGCAGATCGATCTCAAAAAGGATCGCAGCTTCGCCTTTCGCTATACCGGCGAAATCCTGATGATCCCGCTGATGAAGAGCGAAAAGGACGAGGCATTCGAGCCCTCTTCTTGCCACGACGAGGAAAGCCTCGAAGAACGCACCTGCAGCGGCGATGAACTGGCGCAGCAGAAAACCGACTGGGAAGAAAGCCGCGCGGAGAAGAAAAAGAGCGACGCGCAGGCAGCCAAGATGCTGCTGGGCGGCATTGATCCCAGCAATCCCGAATCGGGCAAGGAACTCGCCGACAAGCTGCGCCGCCAGGCAGGCTGGAATAAGGTCGAGTATCTGGGCGACGGCAAGTTCGACGTCGACTTCGCCATATCCGGCAAGCTCGACCACGACTTCATCTTCCCCACCTTTGAGGGCTTCCCGATGAGCAACCCGTTC
The DNA window shown above is from Novosphingobium sp. P6W and carries:
- the pssA gene encoding CDP-diacylglycerol--serine O-phosphatidyltransferase — its product is MIPDPSVEEEGSVAGRGPRRRLAPGLSVRAIVPNAITVAALCSGLTGIRFAIDGNFEKSILAIILAGVLDGIDGRAARLLKAQTRFGAELDSLADSISFGVAPALIVYLWTLKAMPSLGWIAALAFAICCVLRLARFNSRLDMLEQPHKAVGFLTGVPAPVGAGLAFLPMYLWIASGHAEFANPVAVSLWMVLNAFLMISSIPTLGWSRMRPPGSLRLGVLALVGLTVASLLTETWFTLAAITIVYLLLIPVGLVTYAKVRRQSPVSASPVQDDLPYGATDAS
- a CDS encoding phosphatidylserine decarboxylase: MPGDILDNQGRGEASWQWPSIHPEGRKFGAIAGVIALIGWILLGPWVGWPLAVLTLCVLAFFRDPVRVTPQDERAIIAPADGLVTLIGKVAPPRELTVDDGTGSAPMASEPVTRISIFMSVFDVHINRTPIAGTVKRVIYIPGKFVNADLDKASEENERQHILVERSDGLRICFTQIAGLVARRIVPFVKPGDIIACGQRIGLIRFGSRVDVYLPAGTEPKVLMGQKIIAGETVLAQLASASVIEGIAQ
- a CDS encoding RNA methyltransferase — its product is MNKRGSGRGEPEGDARPAKALRGRAGRMKNGRGSGKASSGAVRLWGRHAVEAALKNPDRNHRKLWATREGVESLDGELPADFAVEWAQAADLARLVARDAPHQGLVLECDPLDDIFLGDVLEGDPTRPVIVLDQVTDPHNVGAIMRSAAAFNACAIVTQDRHAPVESGTLAKSASGALEVLPWVRVVNLARALEEIAEAGYWRIGLDGTAETTLGEALPTGPVALVLGAEGDGMRHNITQHCDAIAKLPISEAMESLNVSNAAAIALYAAATRVTE